In the genome of Meles meles chromosome 16, mMelMel3.1 paternal haplotype, whole genome shotgun sequence, one region contains:
- the RAE1 gene encoding mRNA export factor has translation MSLFGTTSGFGTSGTSMFGSTSTDNHNPMKDIEVTSSPDDSIGCLSFSPPTLPGNFLIAGSWANDVRCWEVQDSGQTIPKAQQMHTGPVLDVCWSDDGSKVFTASCDKTAKMWDLNSNQAIQIAQHDAPVKTIHWIKAPNYSCVMTGSWDKTLKFWDTRSSNPMMVLQLPERCYCADVIYPMAVVATAERGLIVYQLENQPSEFRRIESPLKHQHRCVAIFKDKQNKPTGFALGSIEGRVAIHYINPPNPAKDNFTFKCHRSNGTNTSAPQDIYAVNGIAFHPVHGTLATVGSDGRFSFWDKDARTKLKTSEQLDQPIAACCFNHNGNIFAYASSYDWSKGHEFYNPQKKNYIFLRNAAEELKPRNKK, from the exons ATGAGTCTGTTTGGAACAACCTCGGGTTTTGGAACTAGTGGGACCAGCATGTTTGGCAGCACGAGCACAGACAACCACAACCCTATGAAG GATATTGAAGTGACATCGTCTCCTGATGACAGCATTGGTTGTCTGTCTTTTAGCCCACCAACGTTGCCTGGGAACTTCCTTATCGCAGGGTCATGGGCTAACGAT GTTCGCTGCTGGGAAGTTCAAGATAGTGGACAGACTATTCCAAAAGCCCAGCAGATGCACACGGGGCCTGTCTTAGATGTCTGCTGGAGCGAT gatGGGAGCAAAGTATTTACAGCATCATGTGATAAAACTGCCAAAATGTGGGACCTCAACAGCAATCAAGCAATACAGATTGCACAG CATGATGCCCCTGTGAAGACCATACACTGGATCAAAGCGCCCAACTACAGCTGCGTGATGACCGGGAGTTGGGATAAGACTCTGAAG ttttgggATACACGATCATCAAATCCTATGATGGTCTTGCAGCTCCCTGAAAGATGTTACTGTGCCGATGTG ATCTACCCTATGGCCGTGGTGGCCACTGCAGAGAGAGGACTGATTGTCTACCAGTTAGAGAACCAACCGTCCGAGTTCAGGAGGATAGAGTCTCCACTGAAGCATCAG CATCGATGTGTGgctatttttaaagacaaacagAACAAGCCAACTGGTTTCGCCCTGGGAAGCATCGAGGGGAGGGTTGCTATTCACTACATCAACCCCCCAAATCC CGCCAAAGATAACTTTACCTTCAAATGTCACCGCTCAAACGGAACCAACACCTCAGCTCCTCAGGACATCTATGCG GTAAATGGGATCGCGTTCCATCCTGTGCACGGCACACTTGCCACTGTGGGGTCGGATGGCAGATTCAGCTTTTGGGACAAAGATGCCAGAACGAAACTAAAAACTTCCGAACAGCTAGACCAGCCGATAGCGGCTTGCTGCTTCAATCACAACGGAAACATATTCGCCTACGCCTCCAGCTACGACTGGTCAAAG GGACATGAGTTTTATAAtccccaaaagaaaaattacattttcctgCGTAATGCAGCCGAAGAGCTAAAACCCAGGAATAAGAAGTAG